The genomic window caatcggagtgacaaaacctaatctcgaaatacgccaactcaacatgtaccttcggagacacctgtagtactcctttataatcacccagttacgttgtgacgtttggtagtacccaaagtgttcctccggtaaacgggagttgcataattctcatagttacaggaacatgtataagtcatgaagaaagcaatagcaacatactaaacgatcaagtgctaggctaacggaatgggtcatgtcaatcacatcattctcctaatgatgtgatcccattaatcaaatgacaactcttttgtccatggctaggaaacataaccatctttgataaacgagctagtcaagtagaggcatactagtgacactatgtttgtctatgtattcacacatgtattatgtttccggttaatacaattctagcatgaataataaacatttatcatgaaataaggaaataaataataactttattattgcctctagggcatatttccttcacccgcaTCAAGCGTCATCGGCGCTAGAGAAAGCTCCGGACGCCACGGGCGTCCTGCGACGTCCCCGGGTGCGGGATCCCTAGATCCGCCGCCATCGGCGCCACCACAAGGACGCACCATCTGTCCCGTCATCCCCGGCAGAGGGGACGCCGCCACCGCCATGTTCGGATCCGGGCCGGAGTCGCCGTCGCCTACACCAAAAACGAATCCAGGCCGGCCACCGCCACCGGCCACGCCTAGCCCCACCTTTATCCTCTGGCCATCTCACCCCGCACCACCACAAACGCCTCCAGTAGgagccaccgcgccgccatggATCGAGGAAGAGGCCGCACCTCCACGGATCTACCGCCCTCACCGCCTTACAACCTAGGAAGGAGGAgcagccctccgccgccgccgtcaaacGCACGGGCTCTGCCCGGCACTATCCCCTGACCGTGGCAGAGGGGAAGGAGAGATGGCATCGCGACGGCTGGGGTGCTAGGGTTGCCcccctattggggaacgttgcatggaaaacaaaaaatttctacgctcacGCAAAATCTgtccatgaagatgcatagcaacgagacgggagagtatgtctacatacccCCGTAGAACGTAAGAAGAAGCATTTATTAGCGAGGTTGACGTAGTCGAAGTTTTTCACGATCCAACCGTTCGAGTATCGGACGTACGAcacttccgcgttcaacacacgttcagctcggtgacgtcctcgccttcttgatccagcaagacgggcgaagtagtggatgaattccggcagcacgatgatgtgatgatgatggtggtgatgctatctccacagggcttcgcctaagaactccGAAAAAatgaccgagggacgaaactgtgaagaggggcgccgcacatggctaagagattgacGTGGTCCCTGTGTGGCGCCCCTCCctcatatacatacatatatatatacatacatatatatatatgtgtaggacaacactattctaatcccaggattagaataactatttgaaTCACAACGGGTTCATAACGAGCGCGAGCGGAGTGGCTGAACTCCCGCAACTACAACGATAAAAGAAAAAAATACCTACCCCCGATCTCATCACCACTAAATCTCCTGCCCCGGCCCAGACCCACCTCCCCCCGCGCCGCCACGCGACCTCCCCCAActaccccgccgccgcccgacctccCAGGATCCCCCGCCGCCGCACGAACTCCtgcacgccccgccgccgcctaccaCAAACGCCGCCGTGGCCGGACCCCGCCTCCTGCAACCCCACAGCAGGCCTCCTCCCGGGACCACCTCCGACTGCACTCCGGCGCGACCTGCATGCCCTTCCTACGCAATCTGCCGAGTGTGCTCTGGCGCGCCCCATCCTTCCTTCCATccattcgagctcctctccactCCAGATGCAGTAACGACCCACCACCATCGTCAGCTGCCACCGCGGGGGACCACGTCCATCCACCCACTTGGACGTGGGTGCAAGGTCAGGACAGCGCGGGGGGAGCTCGAGATGCACCACCCGCCGCCGCTCCCCGTGCAGGCTGTTCACCGACGAGCTCCTGCATTGGTGCCATCTTCCTGCCCTACTCCAtctgaactctctctctctctattatgataacaccctctaagaccttattctgcacacacCACCCACCCCGCACCCCGCCTTCTCCACACAGGAACCCACCCCATTGCCCACCTTCCCCAGCACCACCCACCCCGCAGCGCCCCACCACCACCCACCTCCGGCGCCCCACCACCCCCACGCCTCCCACCAGGCCGCCGGCAGGCCGCCCATCCCCATCCTCGCGACGCCCGCCCGTCCCCATCCCCTCGTCCACCACAGTCTCCCTCCCCGCGCCCGATCCAGCAGTGGGCGGACACCTCCCCCAACGACGACTCAGTCTAGATCGAGGCGGGGGCGGCCACGACTTGCCGCTGACGGGCGCGGCCCGCACGGTCCCAGCTCGATCTCGTGCCTCCCTCGCGGCCCCCACCCAACGAACTTCTCCCCTGACTGGATCTGTCACCCTCCTCACCTCCTCCCTCTTCAAGCGGGTGTCGCAACCGGAGATCTACCCTGTCCAACCGTCCTCCGGCCATCAGCCCCTCCCTCTTGGTGGTGATCATGTCGAGCGCCCCCGCATCCTAGCGCCTCCCCTGCGGCGGATCCGTCTGGATCCAGCCCCGTCGTCCGTGATCATGGAGGGATCCCTCGCCGACCCACCTTCCCTTCTAGCGCTCCCGGCATCTGCACTCCATTCGCCCAGCCGGCTCGGCCCCGAGCCCTCACCTTCTCTCCGCAGTGCACACTGGCACGCACGCAGTCCGCCCCCCGACGGCGTGCAGTACGTCCGTCGCGTTGGTGCAGCTTGCTCGCCTGCGTGCAgtacgtctgtcgcgttcgtgcaGCTCGCTCGCCTGTGTGCAGTCCGTcactggatggatggatggattagTGCAGCTCGGTGGCTCGCCAGGTGCGCTCGGTGGTCGCTGTGGTCTACCGACAAAGCATGATGGAGCCGTGCATCGCCGATCTGGTTGCTTGTATCCCACCAGCGATGTGGGACTAGTCACCTGGTGAAGTTCGCTGGATACCCCCATGCAGTTTGTTTTGCCTCTCGATGTGGTGGTGCCGAGCGGTAAGCCCCTGCCTTGCCGGTGCCCACCGGCATGTGGGAACTCCTCGTCTGTGGCCTCGGCAGGTTAGACAACCACTGAACTGAATACACTCTGTGAACACTTTTGTTTTCCATGAGAGTGTTGTGTACCTATACTGCATCAGGTAGTGTCGTTTGTTCTGGTAGTTATATGATGTTTGTAGTGTGTTGGGGTTAACTGTGCGGTGCAGATTTGCACGGCAGTGCGGTGCAGTACAAGCCGGGTGTGCTCCCAAGTACAGGCTGCTCATTACACAGGTCGGCTGGGTTGTCGGAGCAGTGACGGTGGCTGTGGTGGCATGCTCCtccttatccccccccccccccccccccccaatggccTGTAACGAGCTCCCTCCTCCAACTGTTGCAGTTCGATTTTTTGTTCAAGCTCACTGAATTTTGTTTTGTAGTGCACTGTCGAAATGAAAAAAATTGTACGTACAAGTTTCCAGGCGCGGCGTCGGGCCGTTTGGTAGGGAGCGGCGTGCAGTTTGCTTGCATGGACGGGAGCTTCCTGATCCTGCTCCGACCCATCTTCTTCCCCCTAGTGCACTGcagttgttcatcattttcatctcgTGGTGTGCCGTTTGCAAAGATCGTGGTCGTGCAGCTCGTCGTCGGTGTTTTGCGGTTCTGTGCGTGGGGCGGTGCGGTTCTTTTTTTGGGACGCAAAATTGCAAAAACTGTAGTGTGGTTGGGTGCCCTGCCGTGGTGCAGTTTGTCCATGGGTCCTCGTTTTTGTGTTTCAAGGAAAAAGTATGATGATTGGGTTGTCGTTCTGTTAAAACACACCGAAACTTTGTTGGCGTAGCTTCAAAAAAGAGAGCATCAAAAGTATAACGAACTCCCTGTGTCTCGTTGGCGTAGCTTCAAAAAAGTGCAAAGAATATTTTTGACCAGTGATGATGAAGTTTTCTGTGTATGTTGGAAGTTCTCTTCTTTCACAAGTTaactcttttttgtttttgtttaagtTTGATCCAATGCAGTTCGATTGGTATGATAGAGAGgttcattttcatgaaaaaagggTTATTGTAGCCGATTGATGCAGCCCACTACACCCATGTTTTTCATTTCTTGAAAAAATAATTTGTTGTGCAGGACAAGAGAGCATCACTTTTCCTTTAAAAGAAGTTTATTTTGTTGTTTGAGAAAATGCAGACAGGAAATGAGAGTAAAGAGATGTGGATGAATTCTTGTGTGTAATGTGTAGCGTGCAAACAAACAATGCAGGCCACTTGCCTCGTCCCGCAGTGCATATTTCATTTTTAAACCAAAAATAGACATATGCAGTGCACTACGAGAAAATCAAAACTCtgtagagaaaaagaaaaagaaaaatgcagTGCACTCCGGTCTTTAAAAAAGTCCGCTCCAAAGGACTTTGTAATACACTCTTGAAATTTTTTACGTCCGACAAAAGAATTGCTCGCCCGAAGCACTGCGGTTTTTCGTCTGAATCAGTGCACTCCATCTCGTttggaaaatttacgtcccacaaaaaagaaatcatggaGTGCACTTGTTTGTCCGATGAAGTGCAGTTTTTAGTCTAAAGAAGTGtggttttctgtctgatgcagtacatgcgacgattttggtgtcgcgaaaaaacaGTGTCCGCATTTCATTAAAATCAAAATTGCTCCTAAACCGTAAGGAATcggagagtgttctacatgaaaaagttgcgcctcatcgATGTCTTTCCAATGGCGTATaacttgaatcatttcgaccaacagtttgtaaaaatttcgcgaaaaaggGCTGCTGCCTCTCATCATCAgttgcacgattttcaaaattaactaacaACCGTAAGGAATATCAAAagcatttcaacatatgaaagttgcacctCGTCCAGCTTTACAATGGCGTATCATACGCCTTatttcgacaaacggttagaaaactggagcaaaaacagtaccgaaaatttcaaaaaatttaaaaacagaattccacgatttagtaaatttgaaattgctcttaaaccgtaacgaattagaaaaaataatagatatgaaaaagatgtgccTCGACAACGTCTTttcaacggtgtatcatttgcttcattccgacaaacGGTTTAGAAGAAATGGCTAAAAAATGTTTGCTGCCACTCGGTGTGCGCCGCACCTTTTCTAAAACTGCTCATGAACCgcgtggaatctcgaaaagtgttcaacatggcgaagttgcgcctaatcaatAGCTTTCGAAGGGTATATtatacgcctcattccgataaatggttaaacAATTACAGCGAAAACAATACCGAAAAACACTGCGTGCCGTTTTTTCTGAcacgaagttcactcgtgtgagtactgcggcacacttggttcaaacaatgacgtgcacttgcgttgagcgtacagtgcggaagtgttatcagaatagttattctgctagtattagcagaatagaccgtatatatatatgttgtgttCTTCAAATAGCATCAGCTAAGTGCTATTAGATGATCATATCTAGTTGCGCAATCCTTTGTTTTGCTGCTTACTGGGAGAGCCTATATACACTAACTATTCTTGCTATGGAGTCTGTAAGTTTGGTCCCAACTCTTATTGCTGCAATACCTTGTTGCTTGCATCGCCGTGTCTTTTGGCAAGGAGTAAATTATCATTTGGAGGGGAACAGACTAATGAAAGCATACAAGATAGTATGCAAAAGAAATTCCCTTCAATTCTTGAATCAGAGTGCCACAGTGAAGAGCAAGATGCTTTTTTGGTTGATGAAATTGTCCGACTAGATTAAGAGGCCACGACCACCAGGTTACTCTCTTTTGGTCTTGTGATGAATGCTCTATTGGGGTGTTCCCATAGTTATCAATGTGAGTGCATCTAAAGTCCTTTTGATCTGCAAAATAGTGTGAATATCATGGACTGAATTTTATATCTTAAAGcaatttttaatatatattttttaaatgtgCTCCACTTTGGTTAATTTCTTGATCATTCTTGTGCCTATAGCTTCAGAGTTTCTTGCCCCTTTTGCCTTCTACAATTTGGATAACGTTGTGAAATGCCATGATCTGAAACTTGCCATGTGATTTGTCATGCAGCTTCTTGAAGGACATGAAGTTTGACGCTGTTAATGCGATGCATATGTGTGCAGACATGCTGAGATGGAGGAAAGAGCTTGGTGTGAACATGATCCTTGAGGCGATCATGCTGACCTACAGCAATGCTGCAATTGTTGCAATCTTTGCTTAATGTCCAACATTCAACGAGCTCGCGTGGAGAGGGTTTGGAGTTTGACCGCCCCCTGGCGACATGAGCCTGCCCTCCTCTGCGCTGCCCCTGGTGGCGAGCCCTGCCTCTAATGCTCAGGCTGCCGCTGCATCATTCCCTCTCCCTGCTCATCTTTGTGCGTGCCAGTTGGTTGAGGTGGCAGCATTATAAGATTTTATCGCTCGTCTGTTGCAAATTTACCATGAACCATCCTACTGGGGTAACGTATTTATGCATTTATCCAGAAGTTGACATACTACACAGTGTGCGTTTTGTACAAATTTAAAAACGGAGTGGCTCGATGTCTATCAGAAAGTAGGCTTTTTTctgttactaaaagaaataaaaccaggaagtccatattaaaaagatggagaagttcgatgaatatagaaaactcagatttttctcgttattaaagaatggacacaagaagttcaaaaataaaataacaagaagttcaacttttaaaaatagattaaaaagatggagaagtccatattaaaaagatggagaagtctGATGATtctagaaaactcagattttccttgctATTAAAGAAtgcaaacaagaagttcaaaaaaaaataacaagaagttcaacttttaaaaatagagcgcttcaaaattaaTAATAAggattaagaaattcagattaatattcataaaaaactctgatattttcacgtaaccgagagaagttcagattgataattgccagaagttcacgtactacacggtgtgtattttgtattaaaaaagaataaaaaagcaaagactaaaagttttgttgttataagttcaagtcctctgtcgaagaaagttaaaaaaaaatattgtgagaagggtttgtacaaaaggaatataaTTTGTGTAATAGTAACGAATGGATGAGataattacaaacgaaaatacgtcacagaagttcaacgtgaaagcAGTGGGGAGTTCAACTACTGCAATGAATGAATTtcggatgaaaaacttttaaaatagtcgcgagtatgaaaaaatgatcaacaggg from Triticum aestivum cultivar Chinese Spring chromosome 3B, IWGSC CS RefSeq v2.1, whole genome shotgun sequence includes these protein-coding regions:
- the LOC123070427 gene encoding vegetative cell wall protein gp1, which gives rise to MITPSKTLFCTHHPPRTPPSPHRNPPHCPPSPAPPTPQRPTTTHLRRPTTPTPPTRPPAGRPSPSSRRPPVPIPSSTTVSLPAPDPAVGGHLPQRRLSLDRGGGGHDLPLTGAARTVPARSRASLAAPTQRTSPLTGSVTLLTSSLFKRVSQPEIYPVQPSSGHQPLPLGGDHVERPRILAPPLRRIRLDPAPSSVIMEGSLADPPSLLALPASALHSPSRLGPEPSPSLRSAHWHARSPPPDGVQYVRRVGAACSPACSTSVAFVQLARLCAVRHWMDGWISAARWLARCARWSLWSTDKA